The Coccidioides posadasii str. Silveira chromosome 3, complete sequence genome contains a region encoding:
- the GFA1 gene encoding glutamine--fructose-6-phosphate transaminase (isomerizing) (BUSCO:64498at4751~EggNog:ENOG410PG0E~COG:M~MEROPS:MER0012158~BUSCO:2527at33183) — MCGIFGYINYLVEKDRAYIIETLLNGLSRLEYRGYDSAGLAIDGNKKNEVMAFKEVGKVAKLRELIASANPDLTQVFDSHAGIAHTRWATHGSPSRLNCHPHRSDPNWEFSVVHNGIITNYKELKALLESKGFRFETDTDTECIAKLAKYLYDLHPDIDFTVLAKAVIKELQGAFGLLLKSVHYPHEVIAARKGSPLVIGVRTSKKMRVDFVDVEFSEDGPLPAEEASQNLAIKKSAASLLAPPDKSLLHRSQSRAFLSDDGVPQPSEFFLSSDPSAIVEHTKKVLYLEDDDIAHIHDGQLNIHRLTKNDGTSNVRAIQTIELELQEIMKGKFDHFMQKEIFEQPESVVNTMRGRLDVANKKVTLGGLRQYISTIRRCRRIIFIACGTSYHSCMAVRGVFEELTEIPIAVELASDFLDREAPVFRDDTCVFVSQSGETADSLMALRYCLERGALTVGIVNVVGSSISLLTHCGVHINAGPEIGVASTKAYTSQFVAMVMFALSLSEDRISKQKRREEIMEGLSKVSDQFREILKLNEPIKEMCAKFFKDQKSLLLLGRGSQFSTALEGALKIKEISYLHCEAVMSGELKHGVLALVDENLPIIMILTRDKIFAKSLNAYQQVIARGGRPIVICNTNEEEFPPSRVERIEIPQTVDCLQGLLNVIPLQLIAYWLAVAEGLNVDFPRNLAKSVTVE; from the exons ATGTG CGGTATTTTCGGTTACATCAACTACCTCGTTGAGAAGGATCGTGCCTACATCATCGAAACCCTGCTCAATG GCCTATCAAGACTCGAATATCGTGGCTACGATTCTGCTGGGCTTGCCATCGATGGAAATAAGAAGAACGAAGTCATGGCCTTCAAGGAGGTTGGCAAGGTCGCCAAGCTCCGAGAACTGATTGCCAGTGCCAACCCAGACCTAACCCAGGTCTTTGACTCCCATGCCGGTATTGCCCACACCAGATGGGCCACACATGGGTCGCCATCCCGACTCAACTGTCACCCACACAG GTCCGATCCAAACTGGGAATTCTCTGTTGTCCACAATGGGATCATCACAAACTACAAGGAGCTCAAAGCGCTTCTTGAAAGTAAAGGCTTCCGTTTCGAAACAGATACAGACACCGAATGTATCGCAAAGCTTGCCAAATACCTCTACGATCTTCATCCAGATATCGACTTCACCGTTTTAGCAAAGGCTGTAATCAAGGAGCTTCAGGGTGCCTTTGGTTTGTTGCTGAAGTCTGTGCATTACCCGCACGAAGTCATCGCTGCACGAAAGGGATCTCCTTTGGTCATCGGTGTTCGCACgtcgaagaagatgagagtCGATTTTGTAGATGTTGAGTTCTCCGAGGATGGTCCGCTTCCGGCGGAAGAGGCGTCTCAGAACCTCGCCATCAAGAAATCGGCCGCAAGCTTGTTGGCCCCGCCGGACAAGTCGCTCTTGCATCGATCGCAATCTCGCGCGTTCTTATCCGACGACGGCGTTCCCCAGCCCTCCGAATTCTTCCTCTCTTCGGACCCTTCTGCCATCGTCGAGCACACAAAAAAGGTCTTGTATCTCGAAGACGATGACATTGCTCATATCCACGATGGCCAGCTCAACATTCATCGTCTGACCAAGAACGATGGTACTTCAAACGTCCGTGCTATCCAAACCATCGAGTTGGAGCTGCAGGAAATCATGAAAGGAAAGTTTGATCATTTTATGCAGAAAGAAATTTTCGAACAGCCCGAATCTGTTGTCAACACGATGCGCGGTCGTCTAGACGTCGCAAATAAGAAAGTCACATTGGGCGGCCTTCGCCAGTATATCTCAACTATTCGACGCTGCAGACGAATTATTTTCATCGCCTGTGGTACCAGTTATCATTCGTGTATGGCGGTTCGTGGAGTGTTCGAGGAGCTAACAGAAATCCCCATTGCTGTCGAACTAGCATCGGATTTCTTGGATAGAGAGGCCCCCGTTTTCCGCGACGACACTTGTGTTTTCGTGTCACAATCAGGTGAAACTGCTGATTCCCTCATGGCACTGAGATACTGCCTTGAGCGAGGCGCGTTGACGGTTGGCATTGTGAACGTTGTTGGTTCATCTATTTCTTTACTCACTCATTGTGGTGTGCATATCAATGCCGGCCCTGAAATCGGTGTTGCTTCAACCAAGGCCTATACTTCTCAATTTGTGGCCATGGTCATGTTTGCTTTGTCACTTAGTGAGGACCGTATTTCCAAGCAAAAGCGGCGCGAGGAAATTATGGAGGGCCTTTCAAAGGTTTCTGATCAATTCCGGGAAATCCTTAAACTTAACGAACCAATCAAGGAGATGTGCGCGAAATTCTTCAAGGACCAGAAGAGCTTGTTGCTTTTGGGCAGAGGAAGCCAATTTTCTACCGCATTGGAAG GAGCCCTCAAGATCAAGGAAATATCGTACCTCCACTGCGAGGCGGTAATGTCTGGAGAACTTAAACACGGTGTGTTGGCATTGGTTGACGAAAATCTCCCAATAATTATGATTTTGACCCGGGATAAAATCTTTGCCAAATCTTTGAATGCCTACCAACAGG TGATCGCTCGCGGTGGTCGCCCGATCGTCATTTGCAACACGAACGAAGAGGAGTTCCCACCATCGAGAGTGGAGAGGATCGAGATTCCTCAAACGGTCGATTGCCTCCAAGGCCTTCTCAACGTCATCCCTCTCCAACTTATTGCATACTGGCTTGCCGTTGCTGAGGGGTTGAATGTTGACTTCCCTCGTAATCTTGCAAAGTCGGTGACGGTTGAGTAG
- a CDS encoding uncharacterized protein (EggNog:ENOG410PPKX~COG:H~BUSCO:15143at33183): protein MAAFKGPGHTEVYNGANLRIAIVHARWNTPIIEALVGGAKKKMLELGVKESNIVIESVPGSFELPFAVRRVYTASHVQAASVSSGASGSVTTDLLSSSTDFAKLSTTTGTASDTTTPKPTCASAPDATATGPFDAIIAIGALIKGETMHFEYIADAVSHGIMRVQLDAGVPVVFGLLTVLTEEQGLVRAGMVEDKNGKRHNHGEDWGSAAVELGIKRRAWEEGKIG, encoded by the exons ATGGCTGCATTCAAAGGTCCTGGTCACACTGAAGTCTATAACG GAGCAAATCTCCGCATCGCCATCGTCCACGCACGATGGAATACCCCGATAATCGAGGCTTTGGTCGGAGgtgcaaagaaaaagatgcTCGAGCTGGGGGTCAAGGAAAGCAATATCGTTATTGAAAGCGTACCGGGAAGCTTTGAGTTACCCTTTGCGGTCCGAAG GGTCTATACAGCATCGCACGTCCAAGCAGCTTCCGTTTCCTCAGGAGCTTCTGGAAGTGTAACGACCGATCTTCTGTCCTCGTCGACAGATTTTGCAAAACTTTCCACCACAACGGGCACAGCGTCGGATACGACCACCCCCAAGCCCACGTGTGCTAGCGCCCCCGACGCTACCGCAACGGGGCCATTTGACGCGATAATCGCCATTGGCGCCCTTATCAAGGGGGAGACGATGCATTTTGAATATATTGCCGATGCGGTTTCGCATGGGATTATGCGTGTCCAGCTTGACGCCGGGGTCCCGGTTGTGTTTGGCCTGTTGACCGTTTTGACGGAGGAGCAAGGACTCGTGAGGGCTGGAATGGTGGAAGATAAAAATGGGAAGCGGCACAACCACGGGGAGGATTGGGGTAGTGCCGCGGTGGAGTTGGGAATCAAGAGGAGAGCATGGGAGGAAGGCAAGATAGGGTAG
- a CDS encoding uncharacterized protein (EggNog:ENOG410PGK8~COG:O~MEROPS:MER0000553~BUSCO:12579at33183) translates to MTSIGTGYDLSNSVFSPDGRNFQVEYAVKAVENGGTAIGIRCKDGVILAVEKIVSSRLLKPGANKRIATVDRNIGIVSAGLVPDGRHFVARARDEAASWRNTYKAPIPTGVLANRLGGYVQAYTLYSSVRPFGVTAIVGGWDSEAELPVDGQVGSGPKSGSGGKVDGTKVGGPGLFMIEPSGLYWGYYGAATGKGRQAAKAELEKLDLPSENLSLLDGIKEAARIIYIAHEDSKDKDFELEMTWISALDGPTKGRHMEVPKELLEEAENAARKAISEEEEEEDESKPAEGDQMEE, encoded by the exons ATG ACGTCCATAGGCACGGGTTACGATCTTTCCAACTCTGTATTTTCACCGGACGGACGAAATTTTCAA GTCGAGTATGCGGTAAAGGCTGTTGAGAATGGAGGCACTGCGATTGGAATAAGGTGTAAAGATGGCGTGATCCTTGCCGTAGAGAAGATCGTTTCGAGTAGGCTGCTTAAGCCAGGCGCGAATAAGAGGATAGCGACGGTGGATCGGAATATCGGCATA GTATCAGCAGGTCTTGTTCCTGATGGGCGACATTTCGTGGCGAGAGCTAGAGACGAAGCTGCCTCTTGGAGAAACACTTACAAGGCACCCATCCCTACAGGAGTACTCGCAAACAGACTTGGAGGTTACGTCCAGGCATATACCCTATACTCCAGCGTTCGACCATTCGGTGTCACCGCCATAGTAGGGGGCTGGGACTCCGAAGCAGAGCTTCCTGTGGATGGACAAGTCGGATCAGGACCAAAGTCGGGTTCTGGCGGGAAGGTAGACGGCACAAAGGTTGGAGGGCCGGGCCTATTCATGATAGAGCCCAGCGGACTTTACTGG GGTTACTATGGTGCTGCCACTGGAAAAGGTCGACAAGCTGCCAAGGCTGAGCTTGAGAAGTTAGATTTGCCGTCGGAGAATCTTAGCCTCCTGGATGGGATTAAGGAAGCCGCACGCATCATTTATATCGCCCATGAGGACAGCAAGGACAAGGATTTTGAGCTAGAAATGACGTGGATCAGCGCTTTGGACGGCCCCACCAAGGGTAGACATATGGAAGTACCAAAAGAGCTGCTCGAAGAAGCTGAAAATGCAGCCAGAAAGGCTATAtctgaggaagaagaggaagaggacgAGTCAAAGCCTGCGGAAGGTGACCAAATGGAAGAATAA